One segment of Megachile rotundata isolate GNS110a chromosome 4, iyMegRotu1, whole genome shotgun sequence DNA contains the following:
- the LOC100882611 gene encoding uncharacterized protein LOC100882611 yields MAPGVAFAIGLILVVEHLQEGPGSFAKTFTFPEYPYKETTKNELLFRQFEQACEESGACKMLSTQRTGIAKTRCIRECVSPSCYKEIYLFDQLEEGEIDVRLNSFKGCFMQRNGRPRK; encoded by the exons ATGGCGCCGGGGGTGGCGTTCGCGATCGGCCTGATCCTCGTCGTCGAACACCTGCAGGAAGGGCCGGGAAGCTTCGCCAAGACCTTCACCTTCCCCGAGTATCCGTACAAGGAGACTACCAAGAAT GAACTTCTCTTCAGGCAGTTCGAGCAGGCTTGCGAAGAAAGCGGCGCTTGCAAGATGCTTTCGACGCAGAGGACCGGCATCGCCAAAACCAGATGCATTCGCGAATGCGTGTCACCGTCCTGTTATAAAGAAATATACTTGTTCGACCAG CTAGAAGAAGGTGAGATCGACGTGAGATTGAACTCCTTCAAGGGTTGCTTCATGCAGCGCAACGGACGACCACGAAAGTAA